Proteins from one Chanodichthys erythropterus isolate Z2021 chromosome 15, ASM2448905v1, whole genome shotgun sequence genomic window:
- the pdik1l gene encoding serine/threonine-protein kinase pdik1l, with protein MVSSQAKYELIQEVGRGSYGVVYEAAVRQTGARVAVKKIRCHSPENVELALREFWALSSIQSQHPNVIHLEECVLQRDGLAQRMSHGSSSSLYLELVETSLKGEITFDPRCAYYLWFVMDFCDGGDMNAYLLSRKPSRKTNTSFMLQLGSALAFLHRNQIIHRDLKPDNILISQGRTPAGSPEPTLKVADFGLSKVCSCSGLNPEEPASVNKCFLSTACGTDFYMAPEVWEGHYTAKADIFALGVIIWAMVERITFVDVETQKELLGSYVQQGEDIVPLGEALLENPKMELLIPARKKSMNAGMKQLIREMLSANPQERPDAVELELRLVRIACRELDWDT; from the exons ATGGTGAGCAGTCAAGCCAAGTACGAGCTTATCCAGGAGGTGGGCAGGGGCAGTTACGGTGTGGTATACGAGGCAGCTGTACGGCAGACTGGTGCTCGTGTGGCTGTGAAGAAGATCCGCTGTCACTCCCCGGAGAATGTTGAGCTGGCCTTGAGGGAATTCTGGGCCCTGAGCAGTATCCAGAGCCAGCATCCCAACGTCATCCACCTGGAGGAATGCGTTCTCCAGAGAGACGGTCTCGCCCAGAGAATGAGCCATGGCTCCAGTTCCTCGCTCTATCTGGAG TTGGTGGAGACATCCTTGAAAGGTGAGATCACGTTTGACCCCCGCTGCGCCTACTACCTGTGGTTCGTCATGGACTTCTGCGATGGTGGAGACATGAATGCCTATCTACTGTCCCGCAAACCCAGCCGCAAGACCAACACCAGCTTCATGCTGCAACTGGGCAGCGCTCTTGCCTTCCTGCATCGCAACCAGATCATCCACCGGGACCTCAAACCCGACAATATTCTCATCTCGCAGGGCCGCACCCCAGCCGGGTCCCCCGAACCCACCCTGAAAGTGGCTGACTTTGGCCTCAGCAAGGTCTGCTCCTGTTCGGGCCTGAACCCTGAAGAACCAGCCAGCGTCAACAAGTGTTTCTTGTCCACAGCTTGTGGAACGGACTTCTACATGGCCCCTGAAGTCTGGGAGGGCCACTACACTGCCAAGGCTGACATTTTTGCTTTGGGGGTGATCATATGGGCCATGGTGGAACGGATAACGTTTGTGGATGTAGAGACTCAGAAGGAGCTTTTAGGGAGCTATGTACAGCAGGGGGAGGATATTGTCCCCTTGGGGGAGGCTCTGCTGGAGAATCCCAAGATGGAGCTACTCATCCCAGCCCGGAAGAAAAGCATGAATGCTGGCATGAAGCAGCTGATTCGAGAGATGCTTTCCGCCAATCCACAGGAGCGACCAGATGCTGTTGAGCTGGAGCTCAGGCTGGTTCGGATCGCATGCAGGGAACTTGATTGGGATACGTGA